Proteins from one Bradyrhizobium amphicarpaeae genomic window:
- a CDS encoding catalase family peroxidase has translation MKQSGKWPRSGFGSLVLIAAVVGGGAAAFAYTAGWLSPGRLTPERLIAALAPPGGASPGHRRNHAKGICFTGAFEANGNGVELSRAKVFERGKYSAVGRFNLGTADPNAVDATVRVRGLGLQIAAADGEEWRMALINPPFFAVSTPQAFHDLLIASGKKDPEAMKAFIQSNPEFAAFATWAKTAPWTDSYAEDAYHGLNSFIFTDARGGERTVRWSLLPTAQVVPISQAELEKRGPDFLEQEITERIRTAGPQRWTMVTTVADPGDPTADPSKAWPEGRRTVQVGTLVVQRIEQERDGPCRDINFDPTVLPQGIRVSDDPFPAARSSVYRKSYDLRAAEAGSYPRTGTTKP, from the coding sequence ATGAAGCAATCAGGCAAGTGGCCGCGTTCGGGCTTCGGCTCGCTCGTATTGATTGCGGCTGTGGTCGGAGGCGGCGCTGCCGCGTTCGCATACACCGCAGGCTGGCTATCGCCCGGGCGCCTCACGCCGGAGCGCCTGATCGCGGCACTGGCGCCCCCGGGAGGCGCGTCTCCGGGGCACCGGCGAAATCATGCCAAGGGAATCTGCTTCACCGGGGCCTTCGAGGCGAACGGAAACGGTGTCGAACTCTCGCGGGCCAAGGTCTTTGAGCGCGGTAAATATTCCGCGGTAGGCCGCTTCAATCTCGGCACCGCCGATCCGAACGCCGTGGATGCAACCGTGCGTGTGCGGGGTTTGGGATTGCAGATCGCAGCGGCGGACGGCGAAGAGTGGCGGATGGCGCTGATTAATCCGCCGTTTTTCGCGGTGTCCACGCCGCAGGCGTTCCACGACCTGCTGATCGCATCCGGCAAGAAGGATCCCGAAGCGATGAAGGCTTTCATCCAGTCCAATCCGGAATTCGCCGCCTTCGCGACCTGGGCGAAGACGGCGCCCTGGACCGACAGTTATGCGGAGGACGCTTACCACGGGCTCAACAGTTTCATCTTCACGGATGCACGCGGCGGCGAGCGGACGGTGCGATGGTCGTTGCTCCCGACCGCTCAGGTCGTACCGATATCACAAGCCGAGCTGGAAAAGCGCGGCCCGGATTTTCTGGAGCAGGAGATAACGGAGCGAATCCGCACCGCCGGCCCGCAACGCTGGACCATGGTCACGACGGTTGCCGATCCCGGCGATCCCACCGCAGACCCGAGCAAGGCCTGGCCGGAGGGCCGCCGGACGGTGCAGGTCGGAACGCTCGTCGTGCAGCGGATCGAACAGGAGCGGGACGGGCCGTGCCGCGACATCAACTTCGATCCGACCGTGTTGCCGCAGGGGATCAGGGTGTCGGACGATCCTTTCCCCGCCGCGCGCTCGTCGGTCTACCGCAAATCCTACGATCTTCGTGCGGCCGAAGCCGGCAGCTATCCGCGAACGGGGACGACCAAGCCATGA
- a CDS encoding cytochrome b codes for MSNTPHHFAPIQRFLHWLMAACIIAMLFIGVGMVSTVAPRYLPLILIHKTLGVTLLVLVVIRLALRLHYGAPPLPEDLSPGIKLGARLSHLALYGFMIVMPLLGLGMLWAAAYPVVLSGGIQIPAVLPQSDRAHALLWNAHFYLGFAFFAVVLLHLAAALFHALVRRDGVFGTMAPFPLRNRTTPAE; via the coding sequence ATGAGCAACACACCTCATCATTTCGCCCCGATCCAGCGGTTCTTGCACTGGCTGATGGCGGCTTGCATCATTGCCATGCTCTTCATCGGCGTCGGCATGGTATCCACTGTTGCGCCCAGATATCTGCCGTTGATCCTGATCCACAAGACACTTGGTGTCACGCTTCTGGTCCTCGTCGTGATCAGGCTGGCGCTGCGGCTCCATTACGGCGCGCCGCCATTGCCGGAAGATCTTTCGCCGGGGATCAAGCTGGGAGCGCGATTGTCACATCTCGCCCTCTATGGATTCATGATCGTCATGCCGCTGCTGGGTCTCGGCATGCTCTGGGCTGCTGCCTATCCGGTGGTCCTGTCTGGCGGGATTCAAATCCCGGCGGTGCTGCCGCAGAGCGACCGCGCGCACGCGCTGTTGTGGAACGCTCATTTCTATCTGGGCTTCGCGTTCTTTGCCGTCGTGCTGCTGCATCTGGCGGCAGCTCTGTTCCACGCCTTGGTACGCCGCGACGGCGTCTTCGGGACGATGGCACCCTTCCCACTGCGGAACAGGACGACGCCGGCGGAATGA
- a CDS encoding Dps family protein, with product MTKADIQTPTDLGANANRDIPAALRALLADVFALYLKTKNFHWHVSGRHFRDYHLMLDEQAGQIFAMTDDIAERARKIGGTTLRSIGQIAREQRLLDNDADYVDPQDMLAELRSDNQQLTREMRRVHELCDEYGDVATASLLENWIDETERRIWFLYETGRSGPNS from the coding sequence ATGACCAAAGCAGATATCCAGACCCCAACGGATCTCGGGGCCAATGCGAACCGGGACATTCCAGCCGCGCTGAGAGCGCTGTTGGCCGACGTCTTCGCGCTGTACCTGAAGACCAAGAACTTTCACTGGCACGTGTCGGGCCGGCATTTTCGCGACTATCACCTGATGCTCGACGAACAGGCCGGGCAGATCTTCGCCATGACCGACGACATTGCCGAGCGGGCGCGCAAGATCGGCGGAACGACGCTGCGCTCGATCGGCCAAATCGCGCGCGAGCAGCGCCTTCTCGACAATGACGCCGACTATGTCGATCCCCAGGACATGCTCGCGGAACTCCGCAGCGACAATCAGCAACTGACACGAGAGATGCGCCGCGTCCACGAGCTCTGCGACGAATATGGCGATGTCGCGACCGCGAGCCTGCTGGAGAACTGGATCGACGAGACGGAGCGGCGGATCTGGTTCCTTTACGAGACCGGCCGAAGCGGTCCGAATTCGTAG